The following proteins are encoded in a genomic region of Acidobacteriota bacterium:
- a CDS encoding S8 family serine peptidase produces MRNAFAAMALCFLAIFAHAGGPGPDYNPTQVIVQLNSAADLAAVAAQYNLNPTPLGSFGSPAYYLLQITNAQTPPQVVAAMAGDLRIRKAEVNRKFSNAEVQGLTWTQGRSWAVGRSWAVGGSAKGFASQWFPDRIRLDAAFTAAGTRGLKFNPITNQYDGPPVVVAVLDTGIDLTHPAFAGRLVPVADRKDLVDGDNDPSEVGTLHLNPVYGHGTHVAGIVTLMVPDAKIMPIRILGPDGSGELWRITAGLIWAADHGADIANLSIGYPENVRILHDLLDCVDLGTAGDGTTFPEIGTRRLAVSVAAGNGGNRAEVFPAAEQRDGMLSVAASSRYDPRGPVGTPDGLAIFSSYDRSWIDVSAPGEDIVSALPGGRYGMWSGTSMAAPIVAGIAALLKAKHPDTVTFPTPHDLLGRIKETAVDKRWGNDTDLPWGEVRLRRVDALCAVNNTLTCPLATSFSNSSGFEQFLVR; encoded by the coding sequence TTGAGAAACGCGTTTGCCGCAATGGCACTGTGTTTTCTCGCTATTTTTGCTCATGCCGGCGGCCCGGGGCCTGATTATAATCCGACGCAGGTCATCGTCCAGCTCAATTCGGCCGCCGACCTTGCGGCTGTAGCAGCTCAATACAACCTCAATCCGACGCCACTCGGTTCGTTCGGTTCACCTGCGTATTACCTTCTGCAGATCACGAACGCCCAGACGCCGCCGCAGGTCGTGGCCGCAATGGCGGGCGACCTGCGGATACGCAAGGCAGAGGTCAACCGCAAATTCTCGAACGCTGAGGTGCAGGGACTGACATGGACGCAGGGACGCTCGTGGGCGGTCGGCCGTTCGTGGGCGGTCGGCGGCAGTGCGAAAGGGTTTGCGAGCCAGTGGTTCCCTGATCGCATCAGGCTCGATGCGGCGTTTACGGCGGCAGGCACACGCGGACTTAAGTTTAATCCGATAACAAATCAATATGACGGCCCTCCGGTCGTGGTCGCGGTGCTCGATACGGGTATTGACCTGACGCATCCGGCGTTCGCGGGGCGGCTCGTTCCGGTTGCGGACCGCAAGGATCTTGTCGATGGCGACAACGACCCCAGCGAGGTCGGTACGCTCCATCTAAATCCTGTTTACGGCCACGGCACGCATGTGGCGGGCATTGTAACGCTGATGGTGCCGGACGCCAAGATCATGCCGATACGTATCCTCGGGCCCGATGGCTCCGGCGAGCTCTGGCGAATTACCGCCGGCCTTATCTGGGCGGCAGATCATGGTGCCGACATCGCTAATCTGAGCATCGGTTATCCCGAGAATGTCCGCATTCTGCACGATCTGCTCGATTGCGTTGATCTGGGAACTGCCGGCGACGGGACGACATTCCCTGAGATAGGCACACGCCGCCTTGCTGTTTCGGTCGCTGCGGGAAACGGCGGAAATCGTGCAGAAGTTTTCCCGGCCGCCGAGCAGCGTGACGGCATGCTCTCGGTCGCGGCCAGCAGCCGCTACGACCCACGCGGCCCGGTAGGAACGCCCGACGGCCTCGCGATATTTTCGTCCTATGACCGCAGTTGGATCGACGTTTCGGCACCGGGCGAGGACATCGTCAGCGCATTGCCCGGCGGGCGTTATGGGATGTGGTCCGGCACATCGATGGCGGCACCTATCGTTGCCGGGATCGCAGCTCTGCTGAAAGCGAAACATCCGGACACCGTGACATTTCCGACCCCGCACGATCTGCTGGGCCGGATCAAGGAAACTGCGGTCGATAAGCGTTGGGGCAACGACACCGATCTGCCGTGGGGCGAGGTGCGGCTACGCCGCGTCGATGCACTTTGTGCGGTAAATAATACTCTGACCTGCCCACTGGCAACGAGTTTTTCGAACAGTTCCGGCTTCGAGCAATTCCTCGTGAGATAG
- a CDS encoding CHAT domain-containing protein, whose protein sequence is MQRTELAKKLIDADADGRKTLLAENAKLSGVGLAAAIRNECIAAWSSDPERVRQCVAAARSLAHADRDAVVLANADWTGGIGEIIRGRFESAVAKLERAADAFAVAGNELDAAQTKVARLLALAMLGRYDDAIATGLSAIPILTKHGDELAAGKIEMNLSNIVSRRSQHREALTFCSSARKRFKKAREPKWQAMAENGLANTYGELNEFQKAEQFYALAFETAVAAKMHVTEAEIEASMGNLALFRGRYADALRYLELSRRKFDALAMPHQTAIADLEIAGIYSELNLNAEAVEIYERVCDEFKRLKLRAEEARSRLNYARAAIAGDGALIAKKQLKRALSLFTAEKNEPGQAAAMIAQARIALDVGDHAAALATARSTRKLLKRTQNARLPLTVGLLEGEAYLASGKLSQAKRIFESVVADAKCLRQPDAEQIALGFLGKTAVSSGDAKNAITYFKRSIAIVERLRAPLASEEFSMSFMAARLEPYDRLARVYLGENCIADAFRTIESGRSRALVDALDTETSSNDDSDEFSTDLAQIREELNSYYKRLDRAEADELAELNDAVRAREARVAKLTREIASVSSRRRGGGKAADRFSLRSLQERLGGGRSLIEFVEIDDSFSAFVVTDTKIRFVQDIATTSEVASALEDLHFQFGALRYGTAGMERFLGQMKARADACLASLYDQLLRPLEKMLSGGSLVVVPAGLLHYIPFHALYDDGYLAERFEVGYAPSAGVWSKLQERQTRKIEDSLLVGFADERIPLVEGEIDAVRRIVPKAKALVGEKATFSAFTRKAAGRDLIHLACHGQFRAENPMFSSLHLADGWVTVRDICEQRINAELVVLSACETGLNKVFAGDEILGLARGFLTAGAASLIVSLWTVNDAAASLLMQDLYREMQRGHTAAASLRKAQLNSIARGEHPYLWSPFVLIGR, encoded by the coding sequence ATGCAGCGAACCGAATTAGCGAAAAAATTGATCGATGCCGACGCCGACGGGCGGAAAACGCTGCTCGCTGAGAACGCTAAGCTCTCGGGCGTGGGCCTCGCTGCGGCCATCCGTAACGAATGCATCGCTGCATGGTCGAGCGATCCGGAACGCGTCCGGCAATGTGTCGCGGCGGCGCGGAGCTTGGCACACGCAGATCGTGACGCAGTTGTTTTGGCGAATGCCGATTGGACAGGCGGCATCGGCGAGATCATTCGCGGGCGTTTTGAATCGGCCGTCGCTAAGCTCGAACGAGCGGCCGATGCGTTTGCTGTCGCGGGAAACGAATTAGATGCGGCACAGACGAAAGTCGCTCGGTTGCTGGCACTTGCCATGCTCGGCCGTTATGATGATGCCATCGCCACCGGGCTTTCGGCCATTCCTATTCTCACAAAACACGGCGACGAACTGGCGGCCGGCAAGATCGAGATGAACCTGAGCAACATCGTTTCGCGGCGCTCGCAGCATCGCGAGGCGCTCACGTTCTGCTCGTCCGCTCGTAAGCGTTTTAAGAAAGCACGAGAACCAAAATGGCAGGCGATGGCCGAGAACGGGCTGGCAAATACGTACGGCGAGCTTAATGAATTTCAGAAAGCAGAGCAGTTTTACGCGTTGGCGTTTGAGACGGCGGTCGCGGCCAAGATGCACGTCACCGAGGCCGAGATCGAGGCGAGCATGGGCAATCTCGCACTTTTTCGCGGCCGATACGCTGATGCTCTGCGATATCTTGAGCTTTCGCGGCGAAAATTTGACGCGCTTGCAATGCCGCATCAAACAGCGATCGCCGACCTCGAGATCGCCGGCATTTATTCTGAGCTTAATCTGAATGCCGAGGCCGTCGAGATCTACGAACGCGTCTGCGACGAATTCAAACGGCTCAAACTGCGGGCCGAAGAGGCACGCTCGCGGCTCAATTACGCTCGTGCCGCGATCGCCGGCGACGGTGCATTGATCGCGAAGAAGCAGCTAAAACGTGCTCTTTCTCTGTTCACCGCCGAGAAAAATGAACCAGGCCAGGCCGCGGCGATGATCGCTCAGGCACGAATAGCTCTCGACGTGGGCGACCACGCGGCGGCACTCGCGACGGCAAGATCGACGAGAAAATTACTCAAACGCACGCAGAATGCACGCCTTCCATTGACCGTCGGCCTGCTCGAAGGCGAGGCGTATCTGGCATCCGGCAAGCTATCACAAGCCAAGCGAATATTTGAATCGGTCGTTGCTGACGCCAAATGTCTGCGGCAGCCGGACGCCGAACAGATCGCGCTCGGGTTTCTGGGAAAAACTGCCGTATCGAGTGGTGACGCTAAGAATGCGATCACATATTTCAAACGTTCGATCGCGATAGTCGAACGGCTCCGAGCTCCGCTCGCGTCGGAGGAATTCAGCATGTCGTTCATGGCCGCACGGCTCGAGCCGTACGACCGCTTGGCGCGTGTTTATCTGGGCGAGAACTGCATCGCGGATGCGTTTCGGACCATCGAAAGTGGGCGTTCGCGGGCCCTTGTCGATGCTTTGGATACCGAGACGAGTTCTAACGATGATTCGGATGAATTTAGCACAGACCTCGCTCAGATCCGCGAGGAACTCAATTCTTATTACAAACGCCTTGACCGTGCGGAGGCGGACGAGCTCGCGGAACTTAATGACGCCGTGCGTGCACGTGAGGCCCGCGTCGCAAAGCTGACGCGTGAGATCGCGAGCGTTTCGTCGCGGCGACGCGGCGGTGGAAAAGCTGCTGATAGGTTTAGCTTAAGATCATTGCAGGAACGGCTTGGCGGCGGCCGTTCATTGATCGAATTTGTTGAGATCGACGATTCGTTCTCGGCGTTTGTCGTAACTGATACGAAGATCAGGTTTGTTCAAGATATCGCGACGACATCAGAGGTCGCATCCGCGCTCGAAGATCTGCATTTTCAGTTTGGCGCCCTGCGATATGGTACGGCGGGCATGGAGCGGTTTTTGGGGCAGATGAAAGCTCGAGCGGACGCATGCCTCGCCTCGTTGTACGATCAGCTGCTGCGGCCGCTGGAAAAGATGCTGAGCGGCGGTTCGCTCGTGGTCGTGCCGGCAGGCTTGCTGCATTATATTCCGTTTCATGCCTTGTATGACGACGGATATTTAGCCGAGAGATTCGAGGTGGGCTATGCACCGAGCGCGGGAGTTTGGAGCAAATTACAGGAACGCCAGACGCGAAAGATCGAGGATTCACTGCTCGTGGGTTTTGCGGACGAACGAATCCCGCTGGTCGAGGGCGAGATCGATGCGGTTCGGCGGATCGTGCCGAAAGCGAAGGCATTGGTCGGCGAAAAGGCGACGTTTTCGGCTTTTACGAGAAAGGCGGCGGGCCGTGATCTTATTCACCTCGCGTGTCACGGGCAGTTTCGGGCTGAGAATCCCATGTTCTCGAGCCTGCATCTCGCTGACGGCTGGGTGACGGTGCGGGATATTTGTGAGCAGCGGATCAATGCCGAACTGGTCGTTCTGAGCGCGTGCGAAACGGGACTTAACAAGGTGTTCGCAGGCGACGAAATACTGGGGCTCGCCCGCGGATTTTTAACGGCCGGGGCCGCTTCGCTCATTGTCAGTCTCTGGACGGTGAATGACGCGGCCGCGAGCCTGTTGATGCAGGACCTTTACCGCGAAATGCAACGCGGACACACCGCCGCCGCATCACTTAGAAAGGCGCAGCTAAATTCGATCGCACGAGGCGAGCATCCGTATCTCTGGTCGCCGTTCGTTTTGATCGGGCGATAA